A section of the Streptomyces xinghaiensis S187 genome encodes:
- a CDS encoding zf-HC2 domain-containing protein, producing MRAEHASTRIIEAYAHGGADLAADEVWAVEAHLETCRVCRDRLSAVVGAEVPAVAALVDSVWSGLEPRLAVTATMPRGRRRPARLSRWMTPVMVPWLAMVVGVTLLALLLDVVGTGTGTGAGEVSLVLLSAPVLPVLGVAASWSRGLDPAYELTASVPRAGLPLVLRRTAAVLAVVVPALLVCGWVTGVMVAQWLLPCLAFTAATLALGGAVGVTRAAVVLAAVWAAVVVAPTLATSRTAFALQTGGLPAWGLILALGIGVVIARRGAYSVLGAHR from the coding sequence ATGAGGGCGGAACACGCGTCGACGCGGATCATCGAGGCCTACGCGCACGGCGGCGCGGACCTCGCCGCCGACGAGGTGTGGGCCGTGGAGGCCCATCTGGAGACGTGCCGGGTGTGCCGTGACCGGCTGTCCGCCGTCGTCGGTGCCGAGGTGCCCGCCGTGGCGGCGCTGGTCGACTCCGTGTGGTCCGGTCTCGAACCCCGGCTGGCGGTCACCGCCACGATGCCGCGCGGCCGGCGCCGGCCGGCGCGGCTGTCCCGGTGGATGACGCCCGTGATGGTGCCGTGGCTGGCCATGGTTGTGGGCGTGACGCTGCTGGCCCTGCTGCTCGACGTGGTGGGCACCGGCACCGGTACCGGTGCCGGCGAGGTGTCGCTGGTGCTGCTGTCCGCGCCGGTCCTGCCCGTGCTCGGTGTCGCGGCGTCCTGGTCGCGCGGTCTGGACCCGGCGTACGAGCTGACGGCCTCGGTGCCCCGGGCCGGGCTCCCCCTGGTGCTGCGGCGCACCGCGGCCGTGCTCGCCGTGGTCGTCCCCGCGCTGCTGGTGTGCGGGTGGGTGACGGGGGTGATGGTGGCTCAGTGGCTGCTGCCCTGCCTGGCCTTCACGGCGGCGACGCTGGCGCTCGGCGGTGCGGTCGGTGTGACCCGCGCCGCCGTCGTACTGGCCGCCGTGTGGGCGGCCGTGGTCGTGGCGCCGACCCTGGCCACCAGCCGTACCGCCTTCGCCCTGCAGACCGGTGGTCTGCCCGCGTGGGGGCTGATCCTCGCCCTCGGCATCGGTGTCGTGATCGCCCGCAGAGGCGCGTACTCGGTGCTGGGAGCCCATCGATGA
- a CDS encoding trypsin-like serine peptidase: MRLRRTFLSLSAAAVVLLAGLETASAQSPSSGQPSSDPGATTTATARLDTGARINSADAAEELERYWTPERMRNAIPVSVEGTAQRAGEAAGDTAEGPARSTPSAPPRKDMVRPTITETAVAGKVFFTKPSDGKDYVCSASALNSSSKQMAITAGHCVHEGNGGDWMRNWAYVPRYRDGNRPFGTFAAKQYRAFNGWINDGSFDWDVAMVTTWPLNSQKLVNVTGGNGLSYNYSREQAVTVNGYPGDRDNGQRQWYCQGTTQRVGVLDGRIQLRCDFGGGSSGGPWMRQFNESSGLGYTNGVTSTINSEGWNRSSYFGDSVKQMFDDQGGAT, from the coding sequence ATGCGGCTCAGACGCACATTCCTCTCTTTATCCGCGGCGGCAGTCGTCCTCCTGGCCGGCCTGGAGACCGCCTCGGCGCAGTCTCCGTCCTCCGGGCAGCCGTCGTCGGATCCGGGAGCGACCACCACCGCGACGGCCCGGCTGGACACCGGTGCGCGGATCAACTCCGCCGACGCCGCTGAAGAACTGGAGCGTTACTGGACCCCGGAGCGTATGCGCAACGCGATACCGGTGTCCGTCGAAGGCACCGCGCAGCGTGCGGGGGAGGCGGCCGGAGACACCGCCGAGGGGCCGGCCCGCTCCACCCCGTCCGCACCACCGCGGAAGGACATGGTCCGGCCCACCATCACCGAGACGGCCGTCGCCGGCAAGGTCTTCTTCACCAAGCCCAGCGACGGCAAGGACTACGTCTGCTCCGCGAGCGCCCTCAACAGCTCGTCCAAGCAGATGGCGATCACCGCGGGCCACTGTGTGCACGAGGGCAACGGCGGTGACTGGATGCGGAACTGGGCCTATGTGCCCCGCTACCGGGACGGCAACCGGCCCTTCGGAACCTTCGCGGCCAAGCAGTACCGGGCGTTCAACGGCTGGATCAACGACGGCAGTTTCGACTGGGACGTGGCCATGGTGACCACCTGGCCGCTGAACAGCCAGAAGCTCGTCAACGTCACCGGCGGCAACGGCCTGAGCTACAACTACTCGCGCGAGCAGGCCGTGACGGTGAACGGTTATCCCGGGGACCGGGACAACGGCCAGCGCCAGTGGTACTGCCAGGGAACGACCCAGCGGGTCGGCGTGCTCGACGGCAGGATCCAGCTCCGCTGCGACTTCGGCGGCGGCTCGAGCGGCGGCCCCTGGATGCGGCAGTTCAACGAGAGCAGCGGACTCGGTTATACCAACGGGGTCACCAGCACCATCAACAGCGAAGGCTGGAACCGGAGTTCCTACTTCGGGGACAGCGTCAAGCAGATGTTCGACGACCAGGGCGGCGCGACGTAG
- a CDS encoding aspartate aminotransferase family protein, which yields MGNPITVSKDLSRTAYDHLWMHFTRMSSYENAPVPTIVRGEGTHVFDDRGKRYLDGLSGLFVVQAGHGRAELAEAAQKQARELAFFPIWSYAHPRAVELAERLAGYAPGDLNKVFFTTGGGEAVETAWKLAKQYHKLTGNHTKYKVISRAVAYHGTPQGALSITGLPALKAPFEPLVPGAHKVPNTNFYRAPVHGDDPEAFGRWAADQIEQEILFEGPETVAAVFLEPVQNAGGCFPPPPGYFRRVREICDRHDVLLVSDEVICAFGRLGTMFACDKFDYVPDIITCAKGMTSGYSPIGAAIISDRLAEPFYRGDSTFLHGYTFGGHPVSAAVALANLDIFEREGLNQHVLDQENAFLTTLERLHDLPIVGDVRGNGFFYGIELVKDKATKETFTDEETERVLYGFLSPALFENGLYCRADDRGDPVVQLAPPLISDQRTFDEIEQILRTVLTEAWTKL from the coding sequence CTGGGGAACCCGATAACCGTGAGCAAGGACCTGTCCCGTACCGCGTACGACCACCTGTGGATGCACTTCACCCGGATGTCGTCGTACGAGAACGCCCCCGTCCCCACCATCGTGCGCGGTGAGGGCACCCACGTCTTCGACGACCGGGGCAAGCGCTACCTCGACGGCCTCTCCGGGCTGTTCGTCGTCCAGGCGGGGCACGGCCGCGCCGAACTCGCCGAGGCCGCGCAGAAGCAGGCCCGGGAGCTCGCCTTCTTCCCCATCTGGTCCTACGCCCACCCCAGGGCCGTCGAACTGGCGGAGCGGCTGGCCGGCTACGCGCCGGGGGACCTCAACAAGGTCTTCTTCACCACCGGCGGCGGCGAGGCCGTGGAGACCGCCTGGAAGCTGGCGAAGCAGTACCACAAGCTCACCGGCAACCACACCAAGTACAAGGTGATATCCCGCGCCGTGGCCTACCACGGCACCCCGCAGGGCGCCCTGTCCATCACCGGACTCCCGGCGCTCAAGGCCCCGTTCGAGCCGCTGGTGCCCGGCGCGCACAAGGTGCCGAACACCAACTTCTACCGGGCGCCGGTCCACGGCGACGACCCGGAGGCCTTCGGCCGCTGGGCCGCCGACCAGATCGAGCAGGAGATCCTGTTCGAGGGGCCGGAGACCGTCGCCGCGGTCTTCCTGGAGCCGGTGCAGAACGCCGGCGGCTGCTTCCCGCCGCCGCCCGGCTACTTCCGGCGCGTGCGCGAAATCTGCGACCGCCACGACGTGCTCCTCGTCTCGGACGAGGTCATCTGCGCCTTCGGCCGCCTCGGCACGATGTTCGCCTGCGACAAGTTCGACTACGTGCCGGACATCATCACCTGCGCCAAGGGCATGACCTCCGGGTACTCCCCGATCGGCGCCGCGATCATCTCCGACCGCCTCGCCGAGCCCTTCTACCGGGGCGACAGCACCTTCCTGCACGGCTACACCTTCGGCGGCCACCCCGTCTCCGCCGCCGTGGCCCTGGCCAACCTCGACATCTTCGAGCGCGAGGGCCTCAACCAGCACGTGCTCGACCAGGAGAACGCCTTCCTCACCACCCTGGAGCGGCTGCACGACCTGCCGATCGTCGGCGACGTGCGCGGCAACGGCTTCTTCTACGGCATCGAACTGGTCAAGGACAAGGCCACCAAGGAGACGTTCACCGACGAGGAGACGGAGCGCGTTCTGTACGGCTTCCTCTCCCCCGCGCTGTTCGAGAACGGCCTGTACTGCCGCGCCGACGACCGCGGCGACCCGGTCGTCCAGCTCGCCCCGCCGCTCATCTCCGACCAGCGCACCTTCGACGAGATCGAGCAGATCCTCCGCACCGTCCTGACGGAGGCGTGGACGAAGCTCTGA
- a CDS encoding NAD(P)/FAD-dependent oxidoreductase yields MTGRGTREADAALHALAAARPVPFWLDDPARRPAAAPALVGEESCDLLVVGAGYSGLWTALLAKERDPNRDVVVIEARETGWAASGRNGGFCAASLTHGLANGVARWPGEIAVLEKLGRANLDAIEQAVQRYALDCDFERTGEIDVATEPHQIAELRETAAEAERLGLGGMTFLDREAVRAEVDSPAFLAGLWDRDGVALLNPARLAWGLRRACLDAGVRLYEHTPAEALAADGGRMAVRTPYGRVRARRIALGTNAFPSLVRRVRPYLVPVYDYALMTEPLTAAQLAAIGWRGRQGLSDSANHFHYFRRTADDRILWGGYDVLYHFGSRIHPDLDQRPETFATLARHFFACFPQLEGVRFTHRWGGVIDTCSRFAPFFGTAHGGRVAYAAGYTGLGVGATRFGAEVMLDLLDGVESERTALEMVRTKPLPFPPEPVRWAGIGLTQWSLARADARGGHRNLWLRALDRLGLGFDS; encoded by the coding sequence ATGACCGGCCGCGGCACCCGGGAGGCGGACGCCGCCCTGCACGCCCTGGCGGCCGCCCGGCCCGTGCCCTTCTGGCTGGACGACCCCGCGCGCCGGCCGGCCGCCGCCCCGGCCCTGGTCGGCGAGGAGAGCTGCGATCTGCTGGTCGTCGGCGCCGGCTACAGCGGACTGTGGACCGCGCTGCTCGCCAAGGAGCGGGACCCAAACCGGGACGTCGTCGTCATCGAGGCCCGGGAGACCGGCTGGGCCGCCTCCGGACGCAACGGCGGCTTCTGTGCCGCCTCCCTCACCCACGGCCTGGCCAACGGCGTGGCCCGCTGGCCGGGTGAGATCGCCGTCCTGGAGAAGCTGGGCCGGGCCAACCTCGACGCCATCGAGCAGGCCGTGCAACGGTACGCGCTCGACTGCGACTTCGAACGCACCGGCGAGATCGACGTCGCCACCGAGCCCCACCAGATCGCCGAACTGCGCGAGACGGCCGCCGAGGCCGAGCGGCTGGGCCTGGGCGGGATGACCTTCCTGGACCGGGAGGCCGTACGCGCCGAGGTGGACTCCCCCGCGTTCCTGGCGGGCCTGTGGGACCGCGACGGCGTGGCCCTGCTCAACCCCGCCCGCCTCGCCTGGGGACTGCGGCGGGCCTGCCTCGACGCGGGCGTCCGCCTCTACGAGCACACCCCCGCCGAGGCGCTCGCGGCCGACGGCGGGCGCATGGCCGTACGCACCCCCTACGGGCGGGTGCGGGCGCGGCGGATCGCGCTCGGCACCAACGCCTTCCCGTCCCTGGTGCGGCGGGTGCGCCCGTACCTCGTCCCCGTCTACGACTACGCGCTGATGACCGAGCCGCTCACCGCCGCGCAGCTCGCCGCGATCGGCTGGCGCGGGCGGCAGGGGCTCAGCGACAGCGCGAACCACTTCCACTACTTCCGCCGCACCGCCGACGACCGCATCCTGTGGGGCGGTTACGACGTGCTCTACCACTTCGGCAGCCGTATCCATCCGGACCTCGACCAGCGCCCGGAGACCTTCGCCACGCTCGCCCGGCACTTCTTCGCCTGCTTCCCGCAGCTGGAGGGGGTGCGCTTCACCCACCGCTGGGGCGGCGTCATCGACACCTGCTCCCGCTTCGCGCCGTTCTTCGGCACGGCGCACGGCGGCCGCGTCGCCTACGCGGCCGGCTACACGGGGCTCGGCGTCGGGGCCACCCGCTTCGGCGCGGAGGTGATGCTGGACCTGCTGGACGGGGTGGAGAGCGAGCGCACCGCGCTGGAGATGGTCCGGACGAAGCCGCTGCCCTTCCCGCCCGAGCCGGTGCGCTGGGCGGGCATCGGCCTCACCCAGTGGTCACTGGCCCGGGCCGACGCCCGCGGAGGGCACCGCAATCTGTGGCTGCGGGCGCTGGACCGCCTGGGGCTGGGCTTCGACAGCTGA
- a CDS encoding Lrp/AsnC family transcriptional regulator has product MARDDRKANGGPAMDAVSLAIIEQLQEDGRRPYAAIGKAVGLSEAAVRQRVQKLLDQGAMQIVAVTDPLTVGLLRQAMLGINVEGDLEPVADALAEMEEVAYAVITAGSFDLIVEVVCEDDAHLHEVINKRIRTLPGVRSTESFVYLKLRKQTYTWGTR; this is encoded by the coding sequence ATGGCCCGTGACGACAGGAAAGCGAACGGCGGCCCGGCGATGGACGCCGTGTCGCTCGCCATCATCGAACAGCTCCAGGAGGACGGGCGCCGCCCGTACGCCGCCATCGGCAAGGCCGTGGGCCTGTCCGAGGCGGCGGTGCGGCAGCGGGTCCAGAAGCTGCTCGACCAGGGCGCCATGCAGATCGTCGCCGTCACGGATCCGCTCACCGTCGGCCTGCTGCGGCAGGCGATGCTGGGCATCAACGTCGAGGGCGACCTCGAACCGGTGGCCGACGCCCTCGCCGAGATGGAGGAGGTCGCCTACGCCGTCATCACGGCGGGCTCCTTCGACCTCATCGTGGAGGTCGTCTGCGAGGACGACGCCCACCTGCACGAAGTCATCAACAAGCGGATCCGGACGCTGCCCGGCGTCCGCTCCACCGAGAGCTTCGTCTACCTCAAGCTGCGGAAGCAGACCTATACCTGGGGAACCCGATAA
- a CDS encoding ABC transporter ATP-binding protein, with the protein MTIGKEHHMTSAVSAADLAPTPYAWEIRATGLKVRVGRKRMAVDGLDLSLGTGVHGLLGPNGAGKTTLIRALATVLRPTGGTLELLGESAGGMGEHRALRRRIGYLPQEFGYYKRFTAREFVEYMAWLKEVPKADIPAAVQRAVERVGLADRADERMKNLSGGMVRRVGIAQAVVNDPAILLLDEPTVGLDPAQRLRFRELLQELGTDTCVLVSTHLVEDVAAACTDVVLLDEGRLVFQGTPDELAAAGGPGHTGDSPLERGYSALLQGPGRERGAW; encoded by the coding sequence ATGACGATCGGAAAGGAACACCACATGACGTCCGCCGTGAGCGCGGCCGACCTCGCGCCGACGCCCTACGCCTGGGAGATCCGGGCCACCGGGCTGAAGGTCCGGGTCGGCAGGAAACGGATGGCCGTCGACGGCCTCGACCTGTCGCTGGGAACCGGCGTGCACGGACTCCTCGGCCCCAACGGGGCGGGCAAGACCACCCTCATCCGCGCGCTGGCCACCGTACTGCGCCCCACCGGCGGCACCCTGGAGCTGCTCGGCGAGTCCGCGGGCGGCATGGGCGAGCACCGTGCGCTGCGCCGCCGGATCGGCTACCTGCCGCAGGAGTTCGGCTACTACAAGCGCTTCACGGCACGCGAGTTCGTCGAGTACATGGCCTGGCTGAAGGAGGTGCCGAAGGCGGACATCCCCGCGGCGGTGCAGCGAGCGGTGGAGCGGGTGGGCCTGGCGGACCGCGCCGACGAGCGGATGAAGAACCTCTCGGGCGGCATGGTGCGGCGCGTGGGCATCGCCCAGGCCGTCGTCAACGACCCGGCGATCCTGCTGCTGGACGAGCCGACGGTCGGCCTGGACCCGGCGCAGCGGCTGCGCTTCCGCGAGCTGCTGCAGGAGCTGGGTACGGACACCTGCGTGCTCGTCTCGACCCATCTGGTGGAGGACGTCGCCGCCGCCTGCACCGACGTGGTGCTCCTCGACGAGGGCCGGCTGGTCTTCCAGGGCACCCCGGACGAGCTGGCCGCGGCGGGCGGGCCCGGGCACACGGGCGACAGCCCCCTGGAGCGCGGCTACTCGGCGCTGCTGCAGGGCCCCGGCCGGGAAAGGGGCGCCTGGTGA
- a CDS encoding ABC transporter permease: MTAVTSWTPVRWLRRNAVVLAGLAGLLYLLLPNAVVLLFSFNDPAGRFNYEWRTFSTEAWTNPCGVADMCGSLTLSLRIAVLATLGATAFGTLAAFALARHRFRGRGAANGLIFLPMAMPEVVMAASLGTLFLNMRVGFGFTTILIAHIMFCLSFVVVAVKARVASMDPRLEEAARDLYAGPLQTFLRVTLPLAAPGIAAGALLSFALSFDDFVVTQFNAGPSTVTFPMFVWGAAQRGVPVQVNVIGTAMFLIAVGIVLAGQLTARRRGRSTA; the protein is encoded by the coding sequence ATGACCGCCGTGACCTCATGGACGCCCGTGCGCTGGCTGCGCCGCAACGCCGTCGTCCTCGCCGGCCTGGCCGGCCTGCTCTATCTGCTGCTGCCGAACGCGGTGGTGCTGCTGTTCTCGTTCAACGACCCGGCGGGGCGCTTCAACTACGAGTGGCGCACCTTCTCCACCGAGGCCTGGACCAACCCGTGCGGGGTCGCCGACATGTGCGGCTCGCTCACGCTGAGCCTGCGGATCGCCGTCCTCGCCACGCTCGGCGCGACGGCCTTCGGCACCCTGGCCGCCTTCGCCCTGGCCCGCCACCGCTTCCGCGGCAGGGGCGCGGCGAACGGGCTGATCTTCCTGCCGATGGCCATGCCCGAGGTGGTGATGGCGGCCTCGCTCGGCACGCTGTTCCTCAACATGCGCGTCGGCTTCGGCTTCACCACCATCCTCATCGCGCACATCATGTTCTGCCTGAGCTTCGTCGTCGTCGCGGTCAAGGCGCGGGTGGCGTCCATGGACCCGCGGCTGGAGGAGGCCGCCCGGGACCTCTACGCCGGGCCGCTCCAGACGTTCCTGCGGGTCACGCTGCCGCTGGCCGCCCCCGGTATCGCGGCGGGCGCCCTGCTCAGCTTCGCGCTGTCCTTCGACGACTTCGTCGTCACCCAGTTCAACGCGGGCCCCTCGACCGTCACCTTCCCCATGTTCGTGTGGGGTGCCGCCCAGCGCGGGGTGCCCGTGCAGGTCAACGTGATCGGAACGGCCATGTTCCTGATCGCCGTCGGCATCGTGCTGGCCGGGCAGCTCACCGCCCGCCGCCGGGGAAGGAGCACCGCATGA